The genomic window TCTATTGTATAAGCAATTAACTTATGTAGTTTTATTTCATTATAAACTCCTCCAAAATCGAAACCAAAACTACCATCTTTGGCTTCCATTCTTGAAATGAATTTCCCGCCCTCTCTTAAATCATTTTCAGCAAAAGGGGAGTGCCATTCATCTGAAGCAAAGTTCCATTTTGTCATATGAGTTGGTTTTGTCCAATATTCCCATACCTTTTCAACTGGTGCTTGAACAGTTGTTTCTACTGTAATTTCCTTAGATATTTCCATTTTTATCTGCCTCCTTTTAAAATGAATAATTTAAGCGGTTTTTCCAAAAGTTACCTTGCTATATTATAATTTATATTGAAAAGAGAATCTATTCTGAAACTTGATTAATGGATGGGTAAGATTTATTTGTTCATTGTGATGAAGGTAGCGGGTGGACAGTTATGTTAATCTGTTATATGTAAATTCTATCTAATTGTTCCTTGCATTTATATTGTTCAAGACAACACTATCTATGTAATGATTACGGAAAATCTTTTAATGATATGACTAATACGCTATTTTCAGGCTCTCAATACCCTGAAAAAAGGTAAAAACTTTGTATTTGAAAATCGAGTTGAGCACATGCTTATTTCAACGTGTCAAAAATATAATTATACAACGATTGGGATATTAAGGAGTGTATAAAAAAGCTCGTATAAACAGTCTCATTATTGTTCAATCATTTGGTTTGCAATTTCCATAATTTCATTTTTGTGTTGTTCTTTAGGAATTTCACCATTTGTATAAGCGATATTGTAGGAGACTCCATCTGAATTGAATGATAGAGAATTACTTGTATAATAAGCAGTTACACCACTGTTTAATTTAACCTCTTCCGAATTAGAACTATCCAATTCTTCTTCACTATTAATAGCAGTTATCATTAGAATAATTGATTTCTCAGAATTACCTTTTGAGAAGGTTTTAAATTCAACCATCAAATTTTTGCCATCACGAGACATATCGTTAATAGTAGGTGGTTGAAAAGGCAGAGCATCGAAAGGGAGAACTTTAGGCAATTTCATTTTGAATGGAAGTGCTGTAAGTCCTTCCTTAACTGAAAGTGCTTGATAAATGATTGGCATCTTTTCCTTTTGTGTGTTTGTAAGATTATTCATTTCTCTCTCTCTTAAATTAGAAGTATCAAGAATCCTGTTTTCATTGTTTTGGCAACCAACAAGCAAAACCAAAACAATAGTAGACACTGCTATTATTTTCTTCACAAATATACCCTCGTTCAAGTTGTTAATATTTTTTACGATTTTACTCTATAAAAGTTTCATTATCCTTTTCTTTGCATTTGATAAAATTTGAATATCCTATAAAACAACAAATTTTACGAATACAGCTTTGGAGAACACCACGTCTGGAAACTAAGAAAACAATCTGTATCATTAATAAAGGTATACAGATTGTTTTCTTAGTTTTTTTTAAGGATAGTTTTAAATCGAACAGCCGTCAGGACCACAAACACCAATATCGGTTTCGCCGAACTTTTTCAGTGTTGGTTTAATGCCTTCTTCTGCAATTTTTATACCCACTTTAAATACTTATTCTAAAGGACCCTTCGTAATCTCCGTAAGTTTTGAATTGATAGCGAAGATCTTTCCATTCACATGAGTAATACCGAATCCCGCAAGTCTTTTCGTATGCATATCTAAATACTTTTCAGCTGTTTCTTTTGTTTCGAAAAGGTAAATGCCTCCTGCTTCCTTTGTTTCCTGATTCTCAGTCCAAATTTTCCAAATGAAGCCTTCTTCTTCATTAATACTCTTTGCTAAATCTGTAAAGGCTCCTGCCATTTCATCACCAAATGGACCATCCATGTGGAAATCTACTTGTAGTAAGTATGCCATTGTCGGCCTCCTAAATTAATTGTGTCCTGCCTTTTATCTTCTAACTGTTTTTAGAGCATTAGACCAAGCGACCACTTCATCCAACATTTTGTTTAAAACTTCTTCATGGTGAGGTGCTGGATTGAATTTCGTCATATCTTGGAAATCTGTGAACAGACTCATATTTACGCTTGGGCCTACTACAGCCACCTTTGGAACACTTAAAATTAAACGTAAGTCATTTGTTACGGTAACGCCAAGGGTAGAACCGTAACTTACAACCCCAGCCGCTTTATGGTTCCATTCAACATATAGATAATCAATGGCATCTTTTAATCCAGATGAAACCGATTTATTATATTCTGGTGAAACAAATACAAACCCATCAAATTCGCTAATTTTTTGTGACCAAGGTTTTGCTTCTGGTGTTTCATAATTACCTCCTGACATAATAGGTGGGATGGACTCATTGAATCTTGGAAGGTTGTAATCTTTAATATCCACTAATTCGTATTCTGCATCAGTGCGTTTATCAGCAATGGATTTTACCCATTCCGCCACGTTTAAATTTACTCGAGAATCCCGAGTACTTCCTGTTATAATACCGATTTTACCCATTTCTATTCCTCCTAAAAATTCTATTAGAATAACCTTCTAACTTAAACGTTGCATTCGTGTAGAAAGATATACTTATCTTATAAATGAATTGTAGAGCTTATTTGAAATTAACAACACCAATAATTATATGGATTTGTTGTTTATCCAACTCTTTAAAGAAATTGTTGAAAAAGTAGGAGGGAAATCAAAATGACAGCCCTTCCTTATTTAATTTCTGGGAGGAATTATCGTTTGACAATTAAATCATGATAATATTTCATAATTTGGAAAAAGTAATGTATAGGAAAGGAGGGTTAACGAATGTTTGGGAAAAAGTATTTAACAGGATTGGCAGTTTTGCTTGCGATGATTGTGGTTATGAGCACTTCAGGCTCACTCGGCGTATTAGCCGAATCCGGTGCCATAACACAACCCTTGGAGACGGTGAAATCGATTGAGGTCGAGTTGAACGATGATTCCTTTAATCCGAAAGTCATCACGATTCCGAATGGAACAACAACAACGTTGATATTGAAAAACAAAGGGAAGAAAGAGCACACTTTCACAGTGGAAAAGCTGGGAATTGATGCCGAGGTCCAGCCAGGAAAGGAAAAAACCATTACCGTGAAACCGACACAGACTGGTACATATGAACTGATATGTCGGTACCATTTCCAGGAAGGAATGGTTGGACAAGTAATAGTCAAATAACAAGCAAGGCCAATCAGGCCTTGCTTGTTAATAATGAGTTTGTATCACTGAATAATTTCAAAAACAGTACCTTGGTTAAAGTCAGTCACTTTCATAGAGCCATAAACTCCTAAATATAGTTTGGTTTGATCGAGATTCGTCCCCAGACTAACATAATGAGCTGCCCCGGAACCAAAATTATAATCGGTTTGAATAACACTATAATCATTAAGTTTACCATCTGTTCTAATCCTTGTATAAGCTAATACCCCTCGAGCCGGAGACCCGGATTCTTCCTTCCGGGCAATATCAGTAAACAAGACACTTCCTGTTAAAGCGGGGATTTCATTCCCCATATAGGCTTGCACTCCTGTAAGGGCAGTTCCTCCAAATTTATCGGGTCGGGGATCACTATGAAAATAACTAGTTAAGGGCTGAAGACGACAGGCTGAATATTTTACTGCTTCATCATAAAAAGAGATTGTTTTCTCATCCAATGACGGATTTTCAGAGCAGCCCCTTATAATCGGAGTAGGGAACACACCTTCCCACGCTCGCCAGCCAAAGTTAATAAATCCTTCTTGGTCAACTTCGGCGTTTCTTAAAAAAGCTTGAACAAGCCTGGTAACCGGTATTGGTTTATACTGGCCGAATGAAAAAATAGACTCTATCAAATCCTGTCCGACATTTCCCGCATATTTAATATATTGATTATTAAACCTTTGAAATGAAATGCCTGGTATATTCCGTACTCCTTTAGCCATCACCATAAGTGTTTCCTGAATAGGTACGGGAAGTTCATTAAACCGTGTGACTACAGGTGGACTCTGAATATATGTATTTTTACCTACGTCAATTTCAATTATTTTACCGGCGATTTCCATATCATTCTGGCTTAAATTGAATGGATCATAGCCTGATCCGCCATCTCCGTTGGTTAAAACAAGCTTTCCTGTTTCAGGTGAAAAGTTTAAGCTATTGACCCCATTGTGATTATAAAATGGTCTTCTTAAGTTAAGTAATGTCCGTTGTTTTTGAGATTGACCATTCGATTGTAAAATCCATTCTTCAACTGTATCAATATGATCATATTGAGTTTCTCTATTTGTCCACCTTACGTTTAACGTTTTGGGATCACACGGGTCAGGGGAATAAGATTCAGGAAGAGCACCTGGACCTTGTGTTCCAGCAACTGAATAATGCAGATAAAACAAACCGTTATAATAAAATTCGGGATGAAACGCTAGCCCCAGCAATCCCCGTTCATCATATCCGCCACCCAAAGCTCCTAGTTTTATGACTCGCGGGCGAATATCTAAAAAAGTCCGTATCACTCCGTCTCTTATGTAAAAAATCTCCCCTACCTGGGTTGCAATAAATAATGCTTCTTTTGCGTCACCCGGAAGTATAGCTGCTTTCAAAACAGTCGGTAAATTTACCTTACTTACAATAGGCCGTAAACGAACCTTCACCTTTGTCAGCAAACTTTACACCCCTTCTTAGTTTTCTTTTTATAAGAATATGATTAGAACTGTTTTATTAACACTTCATTAGGGTTTGGAATTGCATCATAACCTGTCATTGAGCAGTCCATGTAAGTTCTATATCCCTATCAAATAATTTTTGCACTTGAACTAGATTTTGATCTACCTCTTTTCAATTCAGGAATAAGGCTATTTCATCAGCAAGTTTGCCCCTTACAAAAGAGCTCTTGAACGCATAAGGTAAGTAAAAAGTAGGTGTACTATGTTTTAAAAAATATGTTTCAGAGAGGAGATTTTGTATGGGATCATCTTGTAACAAGAATAAAAAAGATGGAAGGGATCAAAACTCTCATCCTAAATATCGAAACTTACCTCGTCTTTGGTCTGAATTATCCTATGCGGGTGAAAAGAGAGTACCACAGCCAATCGATTCCACTGCGGGTTCCTGGCCAACCTTTTTTTTAAGAAGAGATTCATCTGGTAATTTCTTAGATCCAGATGGAAATGAAATAGTCTTTGCTATTCATCATCCAGATACGATAGATTTTGAGGGGCAAGAACTAAGACAAGTACAGGAAATATTACAAAATCTCACATCTGAGCAAATTACAATCGCGGAATATTGGGGATCAGGTCCTGCGACGAAACAATGGACCCCAATTATTGATCGGTTGATTGACACATATGGTTTGACGCCTGTTAGAGCTGCACGCCTGCTTGCTAACGTACAATCAGCTATTAATGATGCGTTTGTCGTAACATGGTATCTAAAATATCGTTGGGATATCCCCCGTCCAAACCAGCTAGATCAAAATTTACGGACCATCATCTGTACACCAAAGTTTCCATCGTATCCATCTGGCCATGCGACCATCTCTGGTTGTGCTGAAGCAATATTAAGCTATTACTTCCCGGCAGAAACAGAAAGATTACGAGAGTTAGCTGAAGAAAATGCGATGTCACGGGTTTATGGTGGGGTTCATTATAATCTAGATGGATTGAACGGACTTACATTAGGGAGGCAAATTGGACAAATTGTCGTCAACGAACTTCGAACCCAGCGAGACAGTGACATGTTAAGGATAGAGTTACCTGAAACAGAAGACCGCAATGCACAACTTCCCCCACCTCCATATAAACAAGTCATTCCTTTTCCAAGAGGAAGGGAATGCTCATCTTTATTAGATCCACGGGAAGATCCGTCTGCAAGGTAATTTATCCTAATTGAAAACCCCCTTTATGGCCTGGTGACTGGGTTTTTGTCATAGATCGCAAATTAAATTCCATTAAAATGGAAAATAGAGAATGCTAATTACACAATTGACACAAAGGAATTAAGAAATTTTAGGTATTCTAATATAGGGGCCATTCTTGAATAAAGATTTGCGCCAGTATAAGGGCCATATTGGTGCATAAACGCACGGTAGCATAAGCATACCTATATTAAAGGGAGGTATGTTAAATTGAAAAAGGTTATTATAAGTATGCTATTAATGGTTTGTTTTGGTTTTAGTGGACTTTTTATTTTTAGTAATAACTTAGGGAACACAGTTGCACTTGCCATTTCCAAGGGCGAAAAGCAACCTAAGGACGTTTGTATAGAAGAATAAAGAAAAAAGTGGGAAGAATTTGATAAGAAGGTGTTAAAGGATATATTTAAAGGCTTTAACCTAGATTTATCAGAGTACCAAGAAATTATCTATGATGATTTGATGTTAAAAGTAGGAGAAAATCTTAATATTCATTCTGACAAGCTTTCATTAAAATCTTTATTCATCGGTACCAATAGTGGTACAAACAATTATTCTTAAAGAATGGCTTAGAAGGAACAGAAGGTTATATTCTTTATAAAAGAACCGACGGAAGCAATGTCAAAAAAAGTTACACAAGATGGGTGAAGTCTGGGGTGTTATGACAGTAGATGAAAAGAAGGCAAAAAGGTTTAAAATAAAACGATTCGATTGGAGCAAATGCTCTGAACGTTAATATCCCCAAGACAATTTATAGACATAGCTTAATGCTTGTAGCACTGACGGGGTAC from Bacillus sp. DTU_2020_1000418_1_SI_GHA_SEK_038 includes these protein-coding regions:
- a CDS encoding SRPBCC family protein translates to MEISKEITVETTVQAPVEKVWEYWTKPTHMTKWNFASDEWHSPFAENDLREGGKFISRMEAKDGSFGFDFGGVYNEIKLHKLIAYTIDDGRKVKITFIDRGNETEVIETFDAETTNSIELQQQGWQAILNNFKKYVEQTNN
- a CDS encoding PQQ-dependent sugar dehydrogenase, which codes for MTKVKVRLRPIVSKVNLPTVLKAAILPGDAKEALFIATQVGEIFYIRDGVIRTFLDIRPRVIKLGALGGGYDERGLLGLAFHPEFYYNGLFYLHYSVAGTQGPGALPESYSPDPCDPKTLNVRWTNRETQYDHIDTVEEWILQSNGQSQKQRTLLNLRRPFYNHNGVNSLNFSPETGKLVLTNGDGGSGYDPFNLSQNDMEIAGKIIEIDVGKNTYIQSPPVVTRFNELPVPIQETLMVMAKGVRNIPGISFQRFNNQYIKYAGNVGQDLIESIFSFGQYKPIPVTRLVQAFLRNAEVDQEGFINFGWRAWEGVFPTPIIRGCSENPSLDEKTISFYDEAVKYSACRLQPLTSYFHSDPRPDKFGGTALTGVQAYMGNEIPALTGSVLFTDIARKEESGSPARGVLAYTRIRTDGKLNDYSVIQTDYNFGSGAAHYVSLGTNLDQTKLYLGVYGSMKVTDFNQGTVFEIIQ
- a CDS encoding vanadium-dependent haloperoxidase; the encoded protein is MGSSCNKNKKDGRDQNSHPKYRNLPRLWSELSYAGEKRVPQPIDSTAGSWPTFFLRRDSSGNFLDPDGNEIVFAIHHPDTIDFEGQELRQVQEILQNLTSEQITIAEYWGSGPATKQWTPIIDRLIDTYGLTPVRAARLLANVQSAINDAFVVTWYLKYRWDIPRPNQLDQNLRTIICTPKFPSYPSGHATISGCAEAILSYYFPAETERLRELAEENAMSRVYGGVHYNLDGLNGLTLGRQIGQIVVNELRTQRDSDMLRIELPETEDRNAQLPPPPYKQVIPFPRGRECSSLLDPREDPSAR
- a CDS encoding monooxygenase translates to MAYLLQVDFHMDGPFGDEMAGAFTDLAKSINEEEGFIWKIWTENQETKEAGGIYLFETKETAEKYLDMHTKRLAGFGITHVNGKIFAINSKLTEITKGPLE
- a CDS encoding cupredoxin domain-containing protein — its product is MFGKKYLTGLAVLLAMIVVMSTSGSLGVLAESGAITQPLETVKSIEVELNDDSFNPKVITIPNGTTTTLILKNKGKKEHTFTVEKLGIDAEVQPGKEKTITVKPTQTGTYELICRYHFQEGMVGQVIVK
- a CDS encoding NAD(P)H-dependent oxidoreductase produces the protein MGKIGIITGSTRDSRVNLNVAEWVKSIADKRTDAEYELVDIKDYNLPRFNESIPPIMSGGNYETPEAKPWSQKISEFDGFVFVSPEYNKSVSSGLKDAIDYLYVEWNHKAAGVVSYGSTLGVTVTNDLRLILSVPKVAVVGPSVNMSLFTDFQDMTKFNPAPHHEEVLNKMLDEVVAWSNALKTVRR